A window of the Sphaerobacter thermophilus DSM 20745 genome harbors these coding sequences:
- a CDS encoding LCP family protein, which produces MPATAEPPRRRSRLRVALMTIPIFALALGAIFIAPSVFRAYQAYDRIFNTPVPRPAIGVNPDGTVVIIPDATEEVKLPDWDKKERVNMLLLGVDDRDDGVVARSDTIILVTIDPATKQVGMMSIPRDLLVTIPGLGEEKINAAYSAGEESGVTGAGLVRATVEYNFNIPIHYVAEVDFEGFQRIVDTLGGVTIDVPAPIKDDEYPGEQFNYTRIYFHTGLQHMDGKTALRYARTRHDDNDFARGNRQQQVLRALRQQAVSLNLITKAPELLEELGNSVRTDLPPGDALALAKLGTEIDAGSIRSYSLLPATTAQWNPGEPYYLIPDWDQVAAILAEMMPNGTGPAQEPAETETAPESEPQYAATILVENATLVNRLAANAAAQLEAAGFIDVSAAQSAETGNVPTSRIVDYVGDGVTARRIAEVLHLSPAAIIPGDPATYVGNDIVVVLGDDASAQAGS; this is translated from the coding sequence ATGCCCGCCACGGCGGAGCCGCCCCGGCGGCGCTCCCGGCTCCGCGTCGCGCTCATGACCATCCCCATCTTCGCGCTGGCGCTAGGCGCCATCTTCATCGCGCCGTCGGTCTTCCGCGCCTACCAGGCCTACGACCGCATCTTCAACACTCCGGTGCCGCGCCCGGCCATCGGCGTCAACCCCGACGGCACGGTGGTGATCATCCCGGACGCGACGGAGGAAGTGAAGCTGCCCGACTGGGACAAGAAAGAGCGCGTCAACATGCTCCTCCTCGGCGTCGACGACCGCGACGACGGGGTAGTCGCGCGCTCCGACACGATCATCCTGGTCACGATCGACCCGGCGACCAAGCAGGTCGGGATGATGTCGATCCCGCGTGACCTGCTGGTCACGATCCCCGGCCTCGGCGAGGAGAAGATCAACGCCGCCTACTCCGCCGGGGAGGAATCCGGGGTCACCGGCGCCGGGCTGGTCCGGGCGACCGTCGAGTACAACTTCAATATCCCGATCCACTACGTGGCCGAGGTCGACTTCGAGGGCTTCCAGCGCATCGTCGACACGCTGGGTGGGGTGACCATCGACGTGCCGGCGCCGATCAAGGACGACGAGTACCCGGGCGAGCAGTTCAACTACACGCGCATCTACTTCCACACCGGGCTGCAGCACATGGACGGCAAGACCGCCCTGCGCTATGCCCGCACGCGGCACGACGACAACGACTTCGCCCGCGGCAACCGCCAGCAGCAGGTGCTCCGCGCGCTGCGGCAGCAGGCTGTCTCGCTCAACCTGATCACCAAGGCCCCTGAGCTGCTGGAGGAACTGGGGAACAGCGTGCGCACCGATCTGCCGCCGGGCGACGCGCTGGCGCTGGCCAAGCTGGGGACGGAGATCGACGCGGGCAGCATTCGCTCCTACAGCCTGCTGCCCGCCACGACCGCGCAGTGGAACCCCGGCGAGCCCTACTACCTGATCCCCGACTGGGATCAGGTGGCGGCGATCCTGGCCGAGATGATGCCGAACGGCACCGGCCCGGCACAGGAGCCGGCCGAGACCGAGACGGCGCCGGAGTCGGAGCCCCAGTACGCAGCCACGATCCTGGTGGAGAACGCCACCCTGGTCAATCGGCTCGCGGCCAACGCCGCGGCGCAACTGGAAGCCGCGGGCTTCATTGACGTCAGCGCCGCGCAGTCGGCTGAGACCGGCAACGTTCCGACCTCACGGATCGTCGATTATGTGGGGGACGGGGTGACTGCCCGGCGCATCGCCGAGGTGTTGCATCTCTCACCGGCGGCCATCATCCCGGGAGACCCAGCGACGTACGTGGGCAATGACATCGTCGTCGTCTTAGGAGACGATGCCTCGGCGCAAGCCGGCTCCTAG
- a CDS encoding ATP-binding cassette domain-containing protein yields the protein MELSFEEVSFRYRRSPRPVLTDFTWQVPPGRTVLLGPNGAGKSTLLALGADALRPSSGRVRFGDLCPSRGRDRAAYRRAVGWMPQQIHAVPGLRVQEQVAYAGWLKGLSRREAWAAAATALRQVALSDLAERKTSTLSGGQLRRVGLAQVLVHDAQVLLLDEPTAGLDPAQRARFRELLAALPPERPVVVSTHQVDDLTDLFDTVVVLDDGVIRFVGTVAEFMGLAPAGGGARPAEAAYAQIVTGER from the coding sequence GTGGAGCTGTCCTTCGAAGAGGTGAGCTTCCGCTACCGCCGCTCTCCGCGCCCGGTGTTGACCGACTTCACCTGGCAGGTGCCGCCGGGGCGGACGGTGCTGCTGGGGCCGAACGGGGCCGGCAAGTCCACCTTGCTGGCCCTGGGCGCCGACGCCCTCCGCCCCTCGAGCGGTCGAGTCCGCTTCGGGGACCTCTGCCCGTCGCGCGGCCGGGATCGCGCCGCCTACCGGCGGGCGGTCGGCTGGATGCCGCAGCAGATTCACGCCGTGCCCGGGCTGCGGGTGCAGGAGCAGGTGGCCTACGCCGGCTGGCTGAAGGGGCTGAGCCGGCGCGAGGCCTGGGCGGCCGCTGCCACGGCGCTCCGCCAGGTGGCTCTCAGCGACCTGGCGGAGCGCAAGACCTCGACCCTCTCTGGCGGGCAGCTCCGCCGGGTCGGGCTCGCCCAGGTTCTCGTCCATGATGCGCAGGTGCTGCTGCTGGATGAGCCGACGGCCGGCCTTGACCCGGCACAGCGCGCGCGCTTCCGCGAGCTGCTCGCAGCCCTCCCCCCGGAGCGCCCGGTCGTCGTGTCCACCCACCAGGTGGATGACCTGACCGACCTGTTCGACACGGTGGTGGTGCTCGACGACGGCGTCATCCGCTTCGTGGGTACGGTGGCGGAGTTCATGGGTCTGGCCCCCGCGGGCGGCGGGGCGCGCCCCGCCGAGGCGGCTTACGCCCAGATCGTGACGGGGGAGCGCTGA
- a CDS encoding LCP family protein: MPQGRRATSRLHHPRGHRTRARGGRRERAVRLRVPVRRLWRGPRRARLANRRVRAARKPWWLRPRYVVSAAAVALLALGAAWLLPPLLAARTAYEEVFVPDSPRPVVTVNPRGTPEVVVLPTETPPPLPDWDRQERINVLLIGADTNSARLEAGEPALSDTLIIVTIAPVTRTVGLLSIPRDLLVTIPGVGLDKINAAFSIGSLSELTGPGLARATVEYNFGITIHYFAQVDFEGFQRIIDTLGGVTIDVPAPIKDDAHPGEGFNYTRIYFHTGPQHMDGKTALRYARTRHDDNDFARANRQQQILLALREQAVTRNLIANARELLVALSDTVRTDIPPLDLLKLAKLGTEIQPQDIHSYSILRATYVEWNPPGPYLLIPDWEAVHEIVRQMIPPEPAVAPDPAAPVRPPAVIKPV, translated from the coding sequence ATGCCCCAGGGTCGCCGCGCCACGTCGCGACTTCACCACCCGCGCGGCCACCGCACGCGCGCTCGCGGCGGGAGGCGTGAGCGCGCGGTTCGCCTGAGGGTCCCGGTGCGCCGCCTGTGGCGTGGCCCACGCCGGGCCCGGCTGGCGAACCGGCGCGTCCGGGCGGCTCGGAAACCCTGGTGGCTGCGTCCCCGTTACGTCGTGTCGGCGGCGGCGGTTGCGCTGCTCGCGCTGGGCGCCGCCTGGCTGCTCCCGCCGCTGCTCGCGGCGCGCACCGCCTATGAGGAGGTTTTCGTGCCGGATTCCCCGCGCCCGGTGGTGACAGTTAACCCACGCGGCACACCGGAGGTTGTTGTCCTGCCCACGGAGACGCCCCCGCCGCTGCCCGACTGGGACCGGCAGGAACGGATCAACGTGCTGCTGATCGGCGCCGATACCAACAGCGCCCGACTGGAGGCAGGCGAGCCGGCACTGTCCGACACGCTCATCATCGTCACCATCGCCCCGGTCACCCGGACGGTGGGGCTGCTCTCGATCCCGCGCGACCTGCTCGTCACCATCCCGGGTGTCGGCCTCGACAAGATCAACGCCGCCTTCTCGATCGGCTCGCTCAGCGAGCTGACCGGCCCGGGGCTGGCCCGCGCCACCGTCGAGTACAACTTCGGCATCACCATCCACTACTTCGCGCAGGTGGACTTCGAGGGCTTCCAGCGGATCATCGACACGCTGGGTGGGGTGACCATCGACGTGCCGGCGCCGATCAAGGACGACGCCCACCCCGGCGAGGGGTTCAACTACACGCGCATCTACTTCCACACCGGGCCGCAGCACATGGACGGCAAGACCGCCCTGCGCTATGCCCGCACGCGGCACGACGACAACGACTTCGCCCGTGCCAACCGCCAGCAGCAGATCCTGCTCGCACTGCGAGAGCAAGCCGTCACGCGCAATCTCATCGCCAACGCTCGGGAGTTGCTGGTGGCGCTGAGCGACACGGTGCGGACCGACATTCCGCCGCTGGATCTGTTGAAACTGGCCAAGCTGGGGACGGAGATTCAGCCGCAGGACATCCACTCCTACAGCATCCTCCGTGCGACCTACGTCGAGTGGAACCCGCCCGGCCCGTACCTCCTCATCCCGGACTGGGAGGCCGTGCACGAGATCGTGCGGCAGATGATCCCGCCAGAGCCGGCAGTCGCGCCGGACCCTGCCGCGCCGGTGCGGCCTCCGGCGGTGATCAAGCCGGTCTAG
- a CDS encoding cob(I)yrinic acid a,c-diamide adenosyltransferase, with protein MFYTRKGDQGYTDLLGGRVPKYAPRPEAYGTLDEATSCLGLARALATSQRTKDILIAVQRDLYVMMAELAFTPEMQQKRYHITEEHVARIEQETDQLAAEVPLPPHFILPGDTVAGAALDVARTVVRRAERLVVKLAHEGEIENEQVLAYLNRLSSLLFILARFEDQAAGVTPTPAKQA; from the coding sequence ATGTTCTACACACGCAAAGGCGACCAGGGCTACACCGACCTCCTGGGCGGCCGCGTGCCGAAGTACGCGCCCCGGCCGGAGGCCTACGGCACCCTCGACGAGGCTACCTCCTGCCTCGGGCTGGCCCGCGCGCTGGCGACCAGCCAGCGGACCAAGGACATCCTCATCGCGGTGCAGCGGGACCTCTACGTCATGATGGCCGAACTGGCCTTCACCCCCGAGATGCAGCAGAAGCGCTACCACATCACGGAGGAGCACGTGGCGCGGATCGAGCAGGAGACGGACCAGCTCGCCGCCGAGGTGCCGCTGCCGCCCCACTTCATCCTCCCGGGCGACACGGTCGCGGGTGCCGCCCTCGACGTGGCGCGGACCGTGGTCCGCCGGGCGGAGCGGCTGGTGGTGAAGCTGGCGCACGAGGGGGAGATCGAGAACGAGCAGGTGCTGGCCTACCTGAACCGGCTCTCCTCGCTTCTCTTCATTCTGGCCCGCTTCGAGGACCAGGCGGCCGGCGTCACCCCGACCCCGGCCAAGCAGGCCTGA
- a CDS encoding arginase, with product MESDRIREAVATTNRLKAGPIQPVCFPLALGAVRAGVELGAAALDDALRARLIRRGFPDLLNRLRPAITIPAPQAGDEPLDGRRRPGEAMYLDEIAASMPPLASAVADAIRDGALALALGGDHALSLGTLAGAAATAERLAVLWIDAHGDINTPETSPSGHVHGMPLAAALGRGPSVLTDLFAETPPIRPEDTVMLGLRDLDPGERAWLAEGTIHYATMAHIDDRGLDATIADAIDRLRASGADAVHVSFDLDVLDPLLLPGTGTRVYGGLTFREAARLLRMLRDSDLPIRSLDWVELNPALDPSGGSTAVAAELLAIALGETTD from the coding sequence GTGGAGAGCGACAGGATCCGCGAGGCCGTTGCCACGACCAACCGCCTGAAGGCGGGGCCGATCCAGCCAGTGTGCTTCCCGCTGGCGCTCGGCGCCGTACGCGCGGGGGTCGAGCTTGGCGCGGCTGCGCTGGACGACGCCCTCCGCGCGCGCCTGATCCGCCGCGGGTTCCCAGACCTGCTCAACCGCCTACGCCCAGCCATCACGATCCCGGCCCCGCAAGCCGGTGACGAACCGCTTGACGGCCGCAGGCGCCCGGGCGAGGCCATGTACCTCGACGAGATCGCCGCGTCGATGCCACCGCTCGCTTCGGCCGTGGCGGACGCCATCCGCGACGGCGCGCTGGCGCTGGCGCTCGGCGGGGACCACGCGCTCTCCCTCGGCACACTGGCCGGCGCCGCCGCCACCGCCGAGCGGCTGGCCGTCCTCTGGATCGACGCCCACGGCGACATCAACACCCCCGAGACCAGCCCCTCGGGCCATGTCCACGGCATGCCGCTGGCCGCCGCGCTCGGCCGCGGCCCGTCGGTGCTGACCGACCTCTTCGCGGAGACGCCGCCGATCCGCCCCGAGGACACCGTCATGCTCGGCCTGCGCGATCTCGACCCCGGCGAGCGCGCCTGGCTGGCCGAAGGAACCATTCACTACGCCACGATGGCACACATCGACGACCGCGGGCTGGACGCCACCATCGCCGACGCCATCGACCGCCTCCGCGCCTCCGGCGCCGACGCCGTCCACGTCAGCTTCGACCTCGACGTGCTCGACCCGCTGCTGCTGCCGGGGACCGGCACCCGTGTGTACGGCGGCCTGACTTTCCGCGAGGCAGCGCGCCTGCTGCGCATGCTACGCGACTCCGACCTGCCGATCCGCTCGCTCGACTGGGTGGAACTCAACCCCGCCCTCGACCCCTCCGGCGGCAGCACTGCCGTCGCCGCCGAGCTCCTCGCCATCGCCCTCGGCGAGACGACGGACTGA
- a CDS encoding peroxiredoxin gives MTVPDTAATTPSLPRLNEPAPDFEAVTTHGPIRLSDLTNAGKWVLFFSHPADFTPVCTTEFVAFSELAPEFEKRNTQLLGLSVGSIPSHLAWMQDIERNLGVKVPFPVIADLDMRVSQLYGMIHPGVSSTAAVRAVFLIDPKRTLRAMVYYPLTTGRWMPEFLRVLDALQTTDAHGVSTPANWTPGNEVVVPAPATVQAIAAEEARKNDYDYKSWYLRLKKLE, from the coding sequence ATGACTGTGCCCGATACCGCTGCCACGACCCCGAGCCTGCCGCGGCTGAACGAGCCGGCGCCGGACTTCGAAGCCGTCACCACGCACGGGCCGATCCGGCTGTCCGACCTCACCAACGCCGGCAAGTGGGTGCTCTTCTTCAGCCACCCGGCCGACTTCACCCCGGTCTGCACCACCGAGTTCGTGGCGTTCTCCGAGCTGGCGCCCGAGTTCGAGAAGCGCAACACCCAGCTCCTGGGGCTGTCGGTCGGCTCGATCCCGTCCCACCTGGCCTGGATGCAGGACATCGAGCGGAACCTGGGCGTGAAGGTCCCGTTCCCGGTCATCGCCGACCTGGACATGAGGGTGTCGCAACTCTACGGAATGATCCACCCCGGCGTCTCCTCGACCGCGGCAGTGCGAGCGGTCTTCCTGATCGACCCGAAGCGGACCCTGCGGGCGATGGTCTACTACCCGCTCACCACCGGCCGCTGGATGCCGGAGTTCCTCCGCGTGCTCGACGCGCTGCAGACGACCGATGCGCACGGCGTCTCCACCCCGGCCAACTGGACGCCGGGCAACGAGGTCGTGGTGCCGGCCCCTGCCACGGTCCAGGCCATCGCCGCCGAAGAGGCCAGGAAGAACGACTACGACTACAAGAGCTGGTACCTGCGCCTCAAGAAGCTGGAGTAG
- the dcd gene encoding dCTP deaminase — translation MILSDRDIVQALESGRIKITPQPDLERSLGSCSIDFRLGNTFMVFEHSRFSYIDPRQPQSIGDAMRTITVPDGEAFIMQAGDFALASTLESLELPDDLLGRLEGRSSIARLGITVHSTAAVFEPGWVGTATMELSNLGRMAVALYPGMRICSFTFEQLTSPAMVPYRKKRGNKYAGQIDPKPSRLAEEIAMALEEEK, via the coding sequence ATGATTCTATCCGATCGTGATATCGTTCAGGCGCTGGAATCAGGGCGCATCAAGATTACTCCGCAGCCTGACCTGGAGCGCAGCCTGGGCTCCTGCTCGATCGACTTCCGGCTCGGCAACACCTTCATGGTTTTCGAGCACTCACGGTTTTCCTATATCGACCCGCGCCAACCTCAATCAATCGGCGATGCCATGCGGACCATCACCGTGCCCGACGGCGAGGCCTTCATCATGCAGGCGGGGGATTTCGCGCTGGCGTCGACGCTGGAGTCGCTGGAGTTGCCGGACGATCTGCTCGGCCGGCTGGAAGGGCGGAGCAGCATCGCCCGCCTGGGGATCACCGTCCACAGCACCGCGGCGGTGTTCGAGCCCGGCTGGGTCGGCACCGCGACGATGGAGCTATCGAACCTGGGCCGGATGGCGGTCGCCCTCTACCCCGGCATGCGCATCTGCTCGTTCACCTTCGAGCAGCTCACCTCCCCAGCCATGGTGCCGTATCGCAAAAAGCGGGGGAACAAGTACGCCGGCCAGATCGACCCCAAGCCCAGCCGCCTGGCCGAGGAGATCGCGATGGCGCTGGAGGAGGAGAAGTAG
- a CDS encoding FAD-binding and (Fe-S)-binding domain-containing protein, with protein MVATVRAVTPGSEAARALEAELRWRISGEVRFDQYSRMLYSTDASNYQIEPVGVVLPRTVDDVRATIELAAKHGVPILPRGGGSSLAGQTVGAALVVDTSKYLNQILEVDPSARVARVQPGIVLAQLNAKLARYGLMFGPDPASSDRATIGGVVGNNASGSHSILYGMTKDHVLAAHVFLSDATELTFRALTPDEVAAKAAQDTREGRLYRALLSLRERYGAAIQRDFPRHWRRATGYSLPELLVEDGFNPARLLASSEGTLALGVEYTINLVPRPTRTALVLLQFDDLVRAMEATPTILECEPSAVELMDRMLISLTRQQPGYARQISFIKGDPDAILAVEFYGESEAELRAKVERLTRHLTEQGVVQDPLPVYDPKQQADVWSVRKAGLGLLMSIKGDAKPIACIEDVSVPVEHLAEYVREILRLVAEHGTRAAFYAHASAGCLHVRPLVSLKTAAGVRTMRELTEAAADLAIKFGGVMSGEHGDGLARGELNERIFGPELYQCMRELKAAFDPDGLMNPGKIVDCPPMTENLRYGPDYRTLEPKTHLSFAREGGFAAAIEMCNGAGVCRKVGSGTMCPSYMATRDEHDTTRARANALRAALSGRLLSHSQLTAKETYDVLDLCLSCKACKTECPSSVDMAKIKTEFLAQYYEAHGTPLRARVFGHIHTMNRLGSRVAPLANFMLRSPLGDVGKRAIGVHPKREIAPFARQTFEEWFRARQPSAPLGTRGVAVYYHDTFTNYNYPEIGKAAVRLLEAAGYTVEIVRQRACCGRPMLSKGLVDGARKLARRNVEALADYARRGVPIVGTEPSCILTLRDEYADLLPDDPAVAQIAANSFMIDEFLARLAENGELDITWREDPGPKVLFHGHCHQKALIGVGPSMAVLRAAGCEAEESGAGCCGMAGSFGYEAEHYEVSRKIGAERLFPKVEAQSAGTMIAVAGVSCREQIGHFTHRRPLHIAEVLATRLAPAVRPAATQAAD; from the coding sequence ATGGTGGCGACCGTGCGGGCCGTGACGCCGGGCAGCGAGGCGGCGCGGGCGCTCGAGGCCGAGCTGCGCTGGCGGATCAGCGGTGAGGTGCGCTTCGACCAGTACTCCCGGATGCTCTACAGCACCGACGCCAGCAACTACCAGATCGAGCCGGTCGGTGTGGTGCTGCCGCGCACGGTCGACGACGTGCGCGCCACGATCGAGCTGGCCGCCAAGCACGGCGTGCCGATCCTGCCGCGCGGCGGGGGCAGCAGCCTGGCCGGACAGACAGTCGGCGCAGCGCTCGTAGTCGATACCTCCAAATACCTCAACCAGATTCTGGAGGTTGACCCGAGCGCGCGGGTGGCTCGTGTGCAGCCCGGTATCGTCCTTGCCCAGCTCAACGCCAAGCTGGCCCGCTACGGTCTGATGTTCGGCCCCGACCCGGCCAGCTCCGACCGCGCCACCATCGGCGGCGTCGTCGGGAACAACGCCTCCGGTTCCCACTCGATTCTCTACGGCATGACCAAGGACCACGTCCTGGCCGCGCACGTCTTCCTCTCCGACGCCACCGAGTTGACCTTCCGCGCCCTCACGCCCGATGAGGTGGCCGCCAAGGCGGCGCAGGACACCCGCGAGGGGCGGCTCTACCGCGCCCTGCTCAGCCTGCGCGAGCGCTACGGCGCCGCCATCCAGCGCGACTTCCCGCGCCACTGGCGCCGCGCCACCGGCTACAGCCTGCCCGAGCTGCTGGTCGAGGACGGCTTCAACCCGGCGCGCCTGCTGGCCAGCTCCGAGGGGACGCTGGCCCTCGGCGTCGAGTACACCATCAACCTCGTGCCGCGGCCGACGCGCACCGCGCTGGTGCTCTTGCAGTTCGACGACCTGGTGCGCGCCATGGAGGCCACGCCGACGATCCTGGAGTGCGAGCCGTCGGCGGTGGAGCTGATGGACCGCATGCTCATCTCGCTCACCCGCCAGCAGCCGGGCTACGCGCGGCAGATCTCCTTCATCAAGGGTGACCCGGACGCGATCCTGGCCGTCGAGTTCTACGGCGAGAGCGAGGCGGAGCTGCGCGCCAAGGTCGAGCGCCTGACCCGGCACCTGACCGAGCAGGGCGTGGTGCAGGACCCGCTGCCCGTCTACGACCCGAAGCAGCAGGCCGACGTCTGGTCGGTACGCAAGGCGGGCCTGGGTCTGCTGATGAGCATCAAGGGCGACGCCAAGCCGATCGCCTGCATCGAGGACGTCTCCGTCCCGGTGGAGCACCTGGCCGAGTACGTCCGCGAGATCCTGCGGCTGGTGGCGGAGCACGGCACCCGCGCGGCCTTCTACGCCCACGCCAGCGCCGGCTGCCTCCACGTCCGCCCGCTGGTGAGCCTGAAGACGGCCGCCGGGGTGCGGACGATGCGGGAGCTGACCGAGGCGGCGGCGGACCTGGCGATCAAGTTTGGCGGGGTGATGAGCGGCGAGCACGGCGACGGGCTGGCCCGGGGCGAATTGAACGAGCGGATCTTCGGCCCCGAGCTGTACCAGTGCATGCGTGAGCTGAAGGCCGCCTTCGACCCGGACGGGCTGATGAACCCGGGAAAGATCGTCGACTGCCCGCCGATGACTGAGAACCTGCGCTACGGCCCGGATTACCGCACGCTGGAGCCGAAGACGCACCTGAGCTTCGCCCGCGAGGGGGGCTTCGCAGCCGCGATCGAGATGTGCAACGGGGCCGGGGTCTGCCGCAAGGTAGGCAGCGGCACGATGTGCCCCTCCTACATGGCGACGCGCGACGAGCACGACACGACGCGCGCCCGTGCCAACGCACTGCGCGCCGCGCTGTCCGGCCGGCTGCTGTCCCACAGCCAGCTCACCGCCAAGGAGACGTACGACGTCCTCGACCTCTGCCTCTCCTGTAAGGCGTGCAAGACCGAGTGTCCCTCCAGCGTGGACATGGCGAAGATCAAGACCGAGTTCCTGGCGCAGTACTACGAGGCGCACGGCACGCCGCTGCGCGCCCGTGTCTTCGGCCATATCCACACCATGAACCGGCTCGGCTCGCGCGTGGCACCGCTGGCGAACTTCATGCTGCGCAGCCCACTTGGGGACGTGGGCAAGCGGGCGATCGGCGTCCACCCGAAGCGGGAGATCGCGCCCTTCGCGCGCCAGACCTTCGAGGAGTGGTTCCGCGCTCGCCAGCCGAGCGCGCCGCTCGGCACGCGCGGGGTGGCGGTCTACTACCACGACACCTTCACCAACTATAACTACCCGGAGATCGGCAAGGCGGCGGTGCGCCTGCTGGAGGCGGCCGGGTACACGGTGGAGATCGTGCGGCAGCGCGCCTGCTGCGGCCGGCCGATGCTCTCCAAGGGGCTGGTCGACGGGGCGCGCAAGCTGGCACGCCGGAACGTCGAGGCGCTGGCCGACTACGCGCGCCGCGGGGTGCCGATCGTCGGCACCGAGCCGAGCTGCATCCTGACGCTGCGCGACGAATACGCCGACCTCCTGCCGGACGATCCTGCGGTGGCGCAGATCGCTGCCAACAGCTTCATGATCGACGAGTTCCTGGCACGGCTGGCCGAGAACGGGGAGCTGGACATCACGTGGCGCGAGGATCCGGGGCCGAAGGTGCTCTTCCACGGCCACTGCCACCAGAAGGCGCTCATCGGCGTCGGGCCGTCGATGGCGGTGCTGCGGGCCGCCGGCTGCGAGGCGGAGGAGAGCGGCGCGGGCTGCTGCGGCATGGCCGGGTCGTTCGGCTACGAGGCGGAGCACTACGAGGTGTCGCGCAAGATCGGCGCGGAGCGGCTCTTCCCGAAGGTGGAGGCGCAGAGCGCGGGGACGATGATCGCCGTCGCCGGTGTCTCCTGCCGGGAACAGATCGGCCACTTCACCCACCGCCGCCCGCTGCACATCGCCGAGGTTCTGGCTACCCGCCTCGCCCCCGCCGTCCGCCCCGCGGCGACCCAGGCGGCAGATTGA
- a CDS encoding DUF7224 domain-containing protein yields MAVQTILRISPAAWLGPILALVAMGYARIIYPATYDPYPLALTSVAGWTVSVIGPTVAAFGAWEGGRLHRAGWWGLPHARPAVVVAGASLAPVLVAGLGALGAAIAIRFADAGVLAWPDLRVVGVETCVVTAQALLGFAIGLRLRPVVAVPAAFLLMFTWMALPAAILPVWLDFPTGAWAGCCAIDSDLAPRAVASALTVVAGFLVAALVLLRQPFARVQFGLAPLAAALGIAAGLWLVRGMDSNPTVPRDPSVLVCAPGPPEVCVWPEHRSRLATAARVVAKVAPVWQAAGVPLPARFSEEWSESLPSSTGRVIIRSDNEEEIVLSLARGVLPPVPPCALKSEVPYFGFEARAYVIAWLVDVAGVPPERYASTHVNGVEILATVAAVRALPPDEQRAWLAGNLAAMRACGVRPPLEPTQ; encoded by the coding sequence ATGGCCGTCCAGACGATCCTACGGATCAGCCCGGCCGCCTGGCTCGGGCCGATCCTAGCCCTGGTCGCCATGGGCTACGCCCGCATCATCTACCCCGCGACCTACGACCCCTACCCGCTGGCGCTGACGTCCGTGGCCGGCTGGACGGTGTCGGTCATCGGCCCGACGGTGGCAGCCTTCGGTGCCTGGGAAGGCGGCCGCCTGCACCGTGCCGGCTGGTGGGGGCTGCCCCACGCACGCCCGGCGGTCGTGGTAGCAGGGGCGTCGCTGGCGCCGGTCCTGGTCGCCGGGCTCGGGGCGCTCGGCGCCGCGATCGCAATCCGGTTCGCGGATGCGGGCGTGCTCGCCTGGCCGGACCTCCGGGTCGTCGGCGTGGAGACCTGCGTCGTCACAGCGCAGGCGCTGCTCGGCTTCGCCATCGGCCTGCGCCTCCGCCCGGTGGTGGCGGTGCCGGCTGCCTTCCTCCTCATGTTCACCTGGATGGCGCTGCCGGCCGCCATTCTCCCGGTCTGGCTCGACTTCCCGACAGGGGCCTGGGCCGGCTGTTGCGCGATCGACTCGGATCTCGCCCCGCGGGCCGTCGCCAGCGCGCTCACGGTCGTGGCCGGCTTCCTCGTGGCTGCCCTCGTGCTGCTGCGGCAGCCGTTCGCCCGGGTTCAGTTCGGCCTGGCGCCGCTCGCCGCCGCGCTGGGCATCGCGGCCGGCCTCTGGCTCGTGCGCGGGATGGATTCCAACCCGACCGTGCCGCGCGATCCGTCGGTGCTGGTCTGCGCCCCAGGCCCACCGGAGGTCTGCGTCTGGCCCGAGCACCGCTCGCGGCTGGCCACCGCCGCCCGCGTGGTGGCAAAGGTGGCGCCCGTCTGGCAGGCGGCTGGGGTCCCTCTCCCGGCCAGGTTTAGCGAGGAGTGGTCAGAGTCGCTCCCGTCGAGCACCGGCAGAGTCATAATCCGGTCGGACAACGAGGAGGAGATCGTATTGTCCCTCGCGCGTGGCGTGCTACCGCCGGTGCCGCCCTGCGCCCTCAAGAGCGAGGTTCCCTATTTTGGCTTCGAGGCGCGCGCCTACGTCATCGCCTGGCTCGTCGATGTCGCCGGGGTGCCGCCAGAGCGCTATGCGAGCACCCACGTGAACGGAGTCGAGATCCTCGCGACCGTCGCGGCGGTGCGCGCGCTGCCGCCGGACGAGCAGCGGGCCTGGCTCGCGGGCAACCTGGCCGCCATGCGCGCCTGCGGGGTCAGGCCACCACTGGAGCCCACCCAATGA